Proteins encoded in a region of the Saccharothrix ecbatanensis genome:
- a CDS encoding YcnI family copper-binding membrane protein, with protein sequence MSTNRFGVRTLAKGGAVLATAAILALTTAGPASAHVSASTPKDAVKGGYTKVTLRVPNERADAGTVKLELTLPAEFPLASVSTKPTPGWKVEAVKEKLATPVKSHGRDVTEAVRTVTWTADAGNRIEPGQFNEFDLSVGPLPDNTDQLVLPTKQTYDSGEVVDWNAPPPAEGAEEPERPAPVLKLVAAKADDHATATPAADDSHGTTTAAATSTDDTARWLGGAGLAVGALGLGLGAGAVLRSRRAGKPTA encoded by the coding sequence ATGTCGACAAATCGATTTGGCGTGCGCACGCTCGCCAAGGGCGGCGCGGTGCTCGCGACCGCCGCGATCCTCGCTCTCACCACGGCCGGTCCGGCATCCGCGCACGTCAGCGCGTCCACGCCGAAGGACGCGGTCAAGGGCGGGTACACCAAGGTCACGCTGCGCGTCCCCAACGAACGCGCCGACGCGGGCACGGTGAAGCTCGAACTGACCCTGCCCGCCGAGTTCCCGCTGGCGTCGGTCAGCACCAAGCCGACGCCCGGCTGGAAGGTCGAGGCGGTCAAGGAGAAGCTGGCCACACCGGTCAAGAGCCACGGCCGGGACGTCACCGAGGCGGTCCGCACCGTCACGTGGACCGCCGACGCGGGCAACCGGATCGAGCCGGGCCAGTTCAACGAGTTCGACCTGTCCGTCGGCCCCTTGCCGGACAACACCGACCAGCTGGTCCTGCCGACCAAGCAGACCTACGACAGCGGTGAAGTCGTGGACTGGAACGCCCCGCCGCCCGCCGAGGGCGCCGAGGAGCCGGAACGCCCCGCGCCGGTGCTGAAGCTGGTCGCCGCGAAGGCGGACGACCACGCCACCGCCACACCGGCCGCCGACGACAGCCACGGCACGACGACGGCGGCGGCGACGTCGACCGACGACACCGCCCGCTGGCTCGGCGGCGCGGGTCTCGCGGTCGGCGCGCTGGGCCTCGGGTTGGGTGCGGGCGCCGTGCTGCGGTCCCGTCGCGCGGGCAAGCCGACGGCATGA
- a CDS encoding copper resistance CopC family protein has product MNRVVSLLLTGLVAGAVVLGTATPAFAHNVLVSSDPKDGSQLESGPAAITLVFDQAVNAGEKFNTVTVTGPEGTRWEAEGEPTVKNNTVVFPIRPLGPAAEYTIGYRVLSADGHPVTGSLKFTLTKAGDGTPAPTPAAEPTAPTDSDAVPIWVWIAAAVVLLGGGVFLALRGGAKEGDRR; this is encoded by the coding sequence ATGAACCGCGTCGTCTCGCTGCTGCTGACCGGCCTCGTCGCGGGTGCGGTCGTGCTGGGCACGGCCACCCCCGCGTTCGCGCACAACGTGCTGGTCAGCAGCGACCCGAAGGACGGGTCGCAGCTGGAGTCCGGACCGGCGGCGATCACGCTGGTCTTCGACCAGGCGGTGAACGCCGGGGAGAAGTTCAACACGGTCACCGTCACCGGCCCGGAGGGCACGCGCTGGGAGGCGGAGGGCGAGCCGACGGTCAAGAACAACACCGTCGTCTTCCCGATCCGCCCGCTGGGACCGGCCGCCGAGTACACGATCGGCTACCGCGTCCTGTCGGCGGACGGGCACCCGGTGACGGGTTCGCTCAAGTTCACCCTGACCAAGGCGGGTGACGGCACGCCCGCGCCGACGCCGGCCGCGGAGCCGACCGCTCCGACCGACAGCGACGCCGTGCCCATCTGGGTGTGGATCGCCGCCGCGGTCGTGCTGCTGGGCGGCGGGGTGTTCCTCGCGCTGCGCGGCGGCGCCAAGGAGGGCGACAGGCGATGA
- a CDS encoding copper resistance D family protein, whose translation MTVNRTTTPTSRYWIVGGLLAGGALGVFLGLGLSTTPETVGVTEPGVVVRFAHPLVRTLLDLAATIVVGLSLLPKLLGFSRPAMTEPVLRIARPAAVVAAAVWAFTALLSIVIRAYETRPDAELTMPMVVDYVQRVGAGQGLLFSAVCALVYLWIGVMAVRRGESVPAELRILISMFGLLPLPVTGHASNWKYHDYSMISMELHVLGAAAWTGGLAAVVVLVAHRRGLLAEALPKFSKLATVALVLVVVTGLFNGVLELALNPAVSLPGSLFTTSYGLVLVGKVVCAGLLAVLAANIRWRLLPQIAQHKATAIVAWASVELAVMGIAFGLAVVLSRAQVA comes from the coding sequence ATGACGGTGAACCGGACCACCACCCCCACGAGCAGGTACTGGATCGTCGGCGGCCTGCTGGCAGGCGGAGCCCTCGGCGTGTTCCTGGGCCTCGGCCTGTCCACGACACCGGAAACGGTGGGCGTGACCGAGCCGGGGGTGGTGGTCCGGTTCGCCCACCCGCTGGTGCGGACGTTGCTGGACCTGGCCGCGACGATCGTGGTGGGGTTGTCGCTGCTGCCCAAGCTGCTCGGGTTCAGCCGCCCCGCGATGACCGAACCGGTGCTGCGCATCGCCCGGCCGGCCGCCGTGGTCGCCGCCGCGGTGTGGGCGTTCACCGCGCTGCTGTCGATCGTGATCCGGGCGTACGAGACGCGGCCGGACGCCGAGCTGACCATGCCGATGGTCGTGGACTACGTGCAACGCGTCGGCGCCGGTCAGGGGCTCCTGTTCAGCGCCGTGTGCGCGCTGGTGTACCTGTGGATCGGCGTGATGGCGGTGCGCCGGGGCGAGTCGGTGCCCGCGGAGCTGCGCATCCTGATCTCGATGTTCGGGCTGCTGCCGCTACCGGTGACCGGTCACGCGTCGAACTGGAAGTACCACGACTACTCGATGATCTCGATGGAGCTGCACGTGCTGGGCGCGGCGGCGTGGACCGGCGGCCTGGCGGCGGTGGTCGTGCTGGTGGCCCACCGGCGAGGGCTGCTGGCCGAGGCGTTGCCGAAGTTCTCGAAGCTCGCCACGGTGGCCTTGGTCCTGGTGGTGGTGACGGGCCTGTTCAACGGCGTGCTGGAACTGGCGCTGAACCCCGCGGTGTCCCTGCCCGGATCGCTGTTCACCACTTCGTACGGTCTGGTCCTGGTGGGCAAGGTCGTGTGCGCCGGGCTCCTGGCGGTCCTGGCCGCGAACATCCGCTGGCGCCTGCTGCCGCAGATCGCCCAGCACAAGGCGACGGCGATCGTCGCCTGGGCGTCGGTCGAGCTGGCCGTCATGGGCATCGCCTTCGGCCTGGCCGTCGTGCTCTCCCGCGCCCAAGTCGCCTGA
- a CDS encoding BCCT family transporter, whose amino-acid sequence MTIESKPVKEPLPGEPRADRPARTDRVVFGVAAVVALAFVGWGILGTESLATASKAALNWVISNLGWAFVLTASGFVLFALWLAVSRYGRIPLGRDEEKPEFRTVSWVAMMFSAGMGIGLMFYGVNEPLSHFVKPPPGTVAGGSDEAVQTAMATTLFHWTLHPWAIYAVVGLAIAYGSFRRGRSQLISAAFAPLLGRRRVEGGAGKAIDVLAIFATLFGSATSLGLGALQIGSGLQVAGWLGEVGNGIVVGVIAVLTLAFVASAVSGVAKGIQWLSNINMVLALVLAVFVFVVGPTVFVLNLVPTAIGDYFRELTDMAGRTAASGGDATQTWLSGWTIFYWAWWISWTPFVGMFIARISRGRTIRQFVAGVIGVPSLVSLAWFCIFGGTAIFTQRSGTDLAGTASPEGQLFGLLDQFPFAAIAGALVMLLVAIFFVSGADAASVVMGTLSQRGSIKPSKPVVVFWGVLTGVVAAVMLLVGGSSALTGLQNLTIIAALPFMLVMVGLCVSLARDLRSDPMIRHSERVAEVMDEVTLQYNRPDGAEGPEDAAYRAVEQVTRRGV is encoded by the coding sequence GTGACGATCGAGAGCAAACCTGTCAAAGAACCATTGCCCGGTGAACCCCGAGCCGACCGGCCGGCCCGCACGGACCGCGTCGTCTTCGGTGTGGCGGCCGTGGTCGCGCTCGCGTTCGTCGGTTGGGGCATCCTCGGCACGGAGTCCCTGGCGACCGCGTCCAAAGCCGCGCTGAACTGGGTCATCAGCAACCTGGGGTGGGCCTTCGTGCTCACCGCGTCCGGGTTCGTCCTGTTCGCGCTGTGGCTGGCGGTGAGCCGCTACGGCCGCATCCCGCTCGGCCGCGACGAAGAGAAGCCGGAGTTCCGCACGGTCTCGTGGGTGGCGATGATGTTCAGCGCCGGCATGGGCATCGGCCTGATGTTCTACGGCGTGAACGAGCCGTTGTCGCACTTCGTGAAACCGCCGCCCGGCACCGTGGCGGGCGGCTCCGACGAGGCCGTGCAGACCGCGATGGCCACCACCCTGTTCCACTGGACGCTGCACCCGTGGGCGATCTACGCCGTGGTTGGCCTGGCCATCGCCTACGGCAGCTTCCGCCGCGGCCGCAGCCAGCTGATCAGCGCGGCGTTCGCGCCGCTGCTGGGCCGGCGCCGCGTCGAGGGCGGCGCGGGCAAGGCGATCGACGTGCTGGCGATCTTCGCCACGCTGTTCGGGTCGGCCACGTCGCTCGGCCTGGGCGCGTTGCAGATCGGCAGCGGCCTCCAAGTGGCCGGGTGGCTCGGCGAGGTCGGCAACGGGATCGTCGTCGGCGTCATCGCCGTGCTGACCCTGGCGTTCGTCGCCTCGGCGGTGTCCGGCGTGGCCAAGGGCATCCAGTGGCTGTCGAACATCAACATGGTGTTGGCCCTGGTGCTGGCCGTGTTCGTGTTCGTGGTCGGGCCGACGGTCTTCGTGCTGAACCTGGTGCCCACCGCGATCGGCGACTACTTCCGCGAACTGACCGACATGGCGGGCCGCACCGCCGCGTCCGGTGGCGACGCCACCCAGACGTGGCTGTCCGGCTGGACGATCTTCTACTGGGCGTGGTGGATCTCGTGGACGCCGTTCGTCGGCATGTTCATCGCCCGGATCAGCCGTGGCCGCACGATCCGGCAGTTCGTGGCCGGCGTGATCGGCGTGCCCAGCCTGGTCAGCCTCGCGTGGTTCTGCATCTTCGGCGGCACGGCGATCTTCACGCAGCGGTCCGGCACGGATCTCGCGGGCACGGCCTCACCGGAAGGACAGCTGTTCGGCCTGCTCGACCAGTTCCCGTTCGCCGCCATCGCCGGTGCGCTGGTGATGCTGCTCGTGGCGATCTTCTTCGTGTCCGGCGCGGACGCGGCGTCCGTGGTGATGGGCACCCTGTCGCAGCGCGGCTCGATCAAGCCGTCGAAGCCGGTGGTCGTGTTCTGGGGCGTGCTCACCGGTGTGGTCGCGGCGGTGATGCTGCTTGTCGGCGGGTCCAGCGCGCTGACCGGTCTGCAAAACCTCACGATCATCGCCGCGCTGCCGTTCATGCTGGTCATGGTCGGGCTGTGCGTGTCGCTGGCCCGTGACCTGCGCAGCGACCCGATGATCCGGCACTCGGAACGGGTGGCCGAGGTGATGGACGAGGTCACCTTGCAGTACAACCGGCCGGACGGCGCCGAAGGGCCCGAGGACGCCGCCTACCGGGCGGTGGAGCAGGTCACACGCCGAGGCGTTTGA
- a CDS encoding flavin monoamine oxidase family protein — protein MLDLAVVGAGVGGCYCAYRLVTDTGPGDGIALFEQTDRIGGRLWSEPVRDAPHLIAELGAMRLHRGLRSALALVRHLGLDLAPFEFGRPENLVHRRGVAMRCRELPGDRIVEAAERLVPGFAELRRRHHEAEERGDRRRSESLLDVFRDQRDQTRVSGRPLDELTWPHALDFALGPAAVAFLHDTGGYDLRRSGENAATQLDLVFRTPPDAEYVTLRHGMQGLPDALHARFTAAGGTTRTGHRLVRLDKEADHYRLTFTTPGGDRHTLARAVVLALPPEALRRLDGLPLARHLRPALDAVEPVPAFKLFLVYPRPWWRELGITRGRSTTDTALRQLWYGGTCPATESTGPALLLAAYPSGHSVHAWAPWRGGPPHPAAEAGHAATAAMVEHAHTLLARMHDLPDLERPLSACRQDWTAAWHVWRPGHDPRVIGPRTRQPIPGEAIHVVGDCWTPDPGSIEGTLASADDLLRVSFELPDPQWHTGPPR, from the coding sequence GTGCTCGACCTGGCCGTGGTGGGAGCCGGGGTGGGCGGGTGCTACTGCGCCTACCGGCTCGTCACGGACACCGGACCCGGCGACGGGATCGCGCTGTTCGAACAGACCGACCGCATCGGCGGCCGGCTGTGGTCCGAACCCGTGCGCGACGCGCCGCACCTGATCGCCGAGCTCGGCGCGATGCGGCTGCACCGCGGGCTGCGCTCGGCGCTGGCCCTGGTCCGCCACCTCGGCCTCGATCTCGCACCGTTCGAGTTCGGCCGACCGGAGAACCTCGTGCACCGGCGCGGCGTCGCCATGCGCTGCCGCGAACTGCCCGGCGACCGGATCGTCGAGGCGGCCGAACGCCTCGTGCCCGGGTTCGCCGAACTCCGCCGCCGCCACCACGAGGCCGAGGAACGCGGCGACCGGCGCCGCTCCGAGTCGCTGCTGGACGTCTTCCGCGATCAACGGGACCAGACCCGCGTCAGCGGACGTCCGCTGGACGAGCTGACCTGGCCGCACGCCCTGGACTTCGCGCTCGGCCCCGCCGCCGTCGCGTTCCTGCACGACACCGGCGGCTACGACCTCCGCCGCAGCGGGGAGAACGCGGCCACCCAGCTCGACCTGGTCTTCCGCACCCCGCCCGACGCCGAGTACGTGACGCTGCGGCACGGCATGCAGGGCCTGCCCGACGCCCTGCACGCCCGGTTCACCGCCGCGGGCGGAACCACGCGCACCGGTCACCGGCTCGTGCGCCTGGACAAGGAAGCGGACCACTACCGACTGACCTTCACGACACCCGGAGGAGACCGGCACACCCTGGCCCGCGCCGTCGTCCTCGCCCTACCGCCGGAAGCGCTCCGCCGCCTCGACGGGCTGCCTCTCGCCCGACACCTGCGACCCGCGCTGGACGCCGTCGAACCCGTCCCCGCGTTCAAGCTCTTCCTCGTCTACCCGCGGCCCTGGTGGCGCGAACTCGGCATCACCCGGGGGCGCAGCACCACGGACACCGCGCTCAGGCAGCTCTGGTACGGCGGGACCTGCCCCGCGACCGAGTCGACCGGGCCCGCGCTGCTCCTGGCCGCCTACCCCAGCGGCCACTCCGTCCACGCCTGGGCGCCCTGGCGCGGCGGCCCACCGCATCCCGCCGCAGAGGCCGGACACGCGGCCACAGCGGCGATGGTCGAGCACGCACACACCCTCCTCGCCCGGATGCACGACCTGCCGGACCTCGAACGCCCCCTGAGCGCGTGCCGGCAGGACTGGACCGCCGCCTGGCACGTGTGGCGCCCCGGACACGACCCCCGCGTCATCGGCCCGCGCACCCGGCAACCCATCCCCGGCGAGGCGATCCACGTCGTCGGCGACTGCTGGACCCCCGACCCCGGCTCGATCGAGGGCACGCTCGCGTCGGCCGACGACCTCCTGCGCGTGTCCTTCGAACTGCCCGACCCGCAATGGCACACCGGCCCGCCCCGCTAA